Proteins from a single region of Rhinatrema bivittatum chromosome 13, aRhiBiv1.1, whole genome shotgun sequence:
- the LOC115075133 gene encoding glutathione S-transferase P-like, which translates to MAVTITYFPVRGRTEVMRLLLADQGQVWKDEEVSFEKWASGDLKKAAVFGQLPKFQDKEFILYQSGAILRYLGRKHGLYGKDDKEAALIDMTNDGVEDLRTKYLRLIYQEFDSEKEKYIDDLPNHLSPFERLLAQNPSGSRFVVGDKISFADYNLLDNLQNHLILAPDCLNAFPLLSTYVERLSSRPKLKVYLESEKRKNRPLNANGKQ; encoded by the exons TGGCTGTCACCATCACCTACTTCCCTGTCCGAG GTCGCACGGAGGTCATGAGACTGCTGCTGGCCGATCAGGGCCAAGTCTGGAAGGACGAAGAAGTTTCGTTCGAGAAGTGGGCATCAGGAGACCTCAAGAAAGCAGCT GTTTTTGGTCAGCTCCCTAAATTCCAGGATAAAGAGTTTATTCTGTACCAGTCTGGCGCAATCCTGCGGTATCTGGGGCGCAAACATG GTCTCTATGGTAAAGACGATAAGGAAGCCGCTCTGATTGACATGACCAACGACGGCGTGGAGGATCTGCGCACCAAATACCTCCGCCTCATCTACCAGGAATTC GACAGTGAGAAAGAGAAGTACATTGATGATCTGCCCAATCACCTGAGCCCATTTGAGAGGCTCCTCGCTCAGAATCCCAGTGGCAGCAGATTCGTCGTGGGAGACAAG ATCTCATTTGCAGACTACAACCTTCTGGATAACCTGCAGAACCACCTGATTCTGGCTCCCGACTGCCTGAATGCCTTCCCTCTCCTGTCGACATACGTAGAGAGGCTGAGCTCCCGACCCAAGCTCAAGGTGTACCTGGAGAGTGAGAAGCGCAAGAATCGGCCCCTTAATGCCAACGGCAAGCAGTGA